GAatttttggctttggctttttggcttgATTGTCTTGCCTTGCCTTAAATTCTTTTGTCCCACATTGAAAAGATGACTTTTCTCCTTCtaccttataaggcatgaaccaaTGAGAAAGAGTACCACAAGTTTGGTTCTTGGCTTGAATTCTTAATCCCACATTAAAGATGACTTCCTtctttctaccttataaggcatgaatcAATGAGAAAGAGTACCACTAGTTTGGTTCTTGGCTTGAATTCtaccttataaggcatgaaccaaTGATAAAGAGTACCACTAGTTTGGTTTTGGCAATCAAGCCAAATAACAGGCAAAAATTCTTGATACCTACATGACCCTTTATTGAAGTTgctaaagttaaaaaattttagcaacttactactcaattttattattttttattccccATTCTCTCACTCACTCAGATCACATGTTCTCTTCTCACTCAGTTTATTGTTTAATGGGattgtttatgttattttaatgagatgaatgtttttttttttttggagaaactaaTGAGATggatgtaaaaataaaaactttcatattaagtgtattataaagtaattttttgagatattaTAAGCTATATTTTTTAACATCATTCCTGTAAAAGAGCAGAGCTACGCCTCCAAACTTTGGGCCTAGGTCTTGAGTCTCTCGCAATAGGAAAATTTTTAGGaatattaatttcttaaaaaaagaaatctcgTGATACGGTCTCCCTGAGACATCTCTCTCACATCACATGAGACCTCTATATATATGTGCGTGGGAATTGCATATGTTGTGAGAGAGAAATCTGACCGTCtcatatcataaaataatttctctGTAAAGAGATGCCCAACTATTGATCATTACAATGTGACTTGACCACAAAAGTTAAGATATCAGGTTTTTGCTCATGGGAAAACCTAAAAGCTAcatatattgaataaaattggCGAATCTTAGAAAGGGGAAGCAGAGTCTGCCCCAAAGCACAAATGAATGTCAGCCTTCCAAAGTAATTCACATCATTCATACTTCAAAAGGAGTTGAACGTCTAGAAGTTATTTACAGTCACAACCCACCCACATTTCCCACGCCCATAACCTATTTAAGTTCCCATAATACATACTAGGAGAAGCAAATAGATTTTTACACTTTAGACAATACATAGAAACTCTCTTAATCCGAATCAGACGAATCTGATTTGTGTTCAGCAGATGCAGCTgtatctcttttcttttcagcCTCACCCTCCTTAACTGCCTCGGATATCTCCTCAACAGGAACTAAAGGCATATAGCCAAAGATAGGATAACCCTTCTGGGTCAAGTCCTTCACCAAATGGTTGTATTTCTCCATCAAGTGAGCAGCCGCAGGCACAGCCTTCTCTGCCACCGTGTGGAATGGTGAACACTGGTTCATTCCAACCCATATCTTCACACTTTGAGATAAAAGGAACTGCTTATACTCTGAAACAGCATAATGCACAGCAGCACGAGGACCCCCAGTTTGAGCCTCATTTACAAGCTTATGAGCCTTTTCAGATGCCTTGTAAATcaaattattagtttttcttaCAGCCTGCTTTGCCAACGGTGGAGCATGCTCATCAAACTTGTGTGTAGCTTCATCTACCTGTGGTAATCACACAATTAATAACTTCagccaaaacacaacaaaatgaatACTTTACACACTTAAGGTATAACACAAATTAGGACCAATAAGTCGTAGAACTTATTAGTTTAGACTGGGTAGGTTTTAATCATTAGCAGATCAGCTGCGtgttgatttcaattttttcttcaggTCCTTCCTACGCTTATCAGTGTTTCAGCCCACAAAAAGTTTTGGAGAAATCTATGAGCTTCTAAACAAATTTTGGTAATAATTTACAACACAGACCCAATCTAGCAGAGAGTATAGTATACAATCAACCCACAAAACAGTGAATAGAACAAATCAACAAAGCTCGCGAATATTCTTGATCTAATTcggaaaattaataaaccaagccTGAATTGGGCTCAAGCTCAGCTCGACTCGAGCTTGTTACAGCTCAAAATTATTAACAATAGAGCAAATCAAATCAAACGTACTTCAAACacaatcaacaacaacaaaaataaaaaataaagataataaaaattcaatatttagTGAGAGTACCTTGTCGTCAAGGAAAACAAGAAGATCATCAGGAACGCCTTGGATTTTTCTGTAGACAGGGCCCACGACGGCGGTGACGGCAGATTCGACGGTGGAGACGGTGGATCTGAGAGGCCCCGAGTTTTGTTTGGCGTAATCGTAGATACTGGAGACGCAGACGAGCGCGTGAATCGCCACCGTCCTCGCGAACCCTAGGTGCTTCAGCTCCctcctcttctttctctcaaTCTCCATCTCTTGCTGTAGCAATAACCaacaaacaccaacaccaacaccagcTATATTAATATTATAGTCTCAGATTTCAATCTAAGAATATTACATAAATATAGATGAATTTAAGTATAGAAGAAGCTaagaatcaaaaaaataaaataaaatacagaaGAAGCTGGCAATTTCGCGTACCATGGTTTCAGTGGCCATTGAGAGTTTGATCAGAAAAAGGTAGGTTCTTCTTGCGTTGGAGTCGTAAGTCGTAACAGAAATAACAAGTAGGAAGAAATACAGGGGTGGCAGGTCTTATTTATAGTAATGGCGATGGAACTAGCCTTTTATCTGCTACGAGCTTCTGTAACGTTCGCGATATCAATCCAACGGTTGATATGAGATCTGATCTGATCTGATTTGATGGGTTTTAGTGGCGCCTAGTTGTACGTGTTTCAGTTCCTATGTTTGGATTTCATTGCTTAAAAATGAAGTAGTGTAAGAGCATCTGTAGTATATGTtgtaaaaattatgtcattttatcacattaaatgtttactttattattttaccacattattttacaacattctatttatcagatgttttataattcaattctatatattaaaataatatttactacacattaaaataatatattatcctCTTCCCAATTATcatcaacaacagcaacaataaCCCACACCGCAGATCAACTGCCACAGCTCACAACCACCGGCCACCCCCCACAGATCAACCACCGACCACCAATATCAGCCactactaccaaaaaaaaaaaactcaaacaaataCTACAACCAATATCAGcccctacaccaaaaattaaaacaaacaaccaccaaaacaccaaaaattaaaacaaataaccaccaaaaaagagagagagatcggcgAGATCAGAGCGACGATGACGATGGCGATGATCGGAGTGGCCTCGCCCATGCCGCTTAcaccaaaatacccatgaacaccaaccaatctcaacaccAATTCAGCCCAAGCCAAAATACCCATCACCCGCAACCAATTCAACCCAAGCCCCAACTGATTCAAGCCACGGCTCCACCACTGAAACACCAACTACCACCGGAACTGAAACCCAAACGACTGAAGAGGGAGAGACAACTGAAACCCAAACGACTGAAGAGGGAGAGACAACTAAAACCCAAAACCGATCTCAAACACAATCTCCACCGTGACCTATACCCAAACCCGATCTCCACCGTGAAACCTAGCCAACACCCAAACGACCACCACCAATCCGAACCCAGCAACCACTGAAACAACCCACCACTTTGAACCCAGTAACCACCAATTTCAGCTTGTGATAATGGCCACCATGCCTTGGAGCTTATTGTTTGAAGATGTGGAGTGTGtcattttgttctttctctgtTGAGGGAGGAGCTGGGTCTAATGTGAGAAGGAGCTGGGTCTGatgtgagaagagagaaaaaatcaagaCCAAAAGCgagtgagaggagagagaaaatcgaataaaaaacaatattttggttTACCATTTCTATCCGTatcgttgcaaatttgcaacgatACGGACAGAAATGGTATAATTTTGGCACATATACCATATCTGATAGGAggtattttttgtgtttggtgtggcaaatgtgccaaatatttagcatttggcacatttgccaCATCTACTGTGGGTGCTCTAACAAATTAAGAGAATTGATTCGAGTTCATTACATTTTTTACATATTTGTTCTAATAACCCgtaatttaaaaatttgttatgaaaaatttatagataTAACTTTtcttaaatgttaaaaataggGATTGATGATGTGCGAAAATCGTCAGTGAGTCGTAGACTCCAAGTCACTTCAATGGGTATAGAACTAAACAGAAGGTATCGGTATGGTACCGGCCGAAAACCCTCCAAAAGTCAAGTTAGCAAATAAGAAATCTCTATGAACTCTTTAGTGAGAGAGCTTAAGGATTTTCTGTGTACTTGTGAAAAGTGGAGGTCTGGTACTTATATAGTAATGAATGGTGAATCAAAATCCCTTCAAAGTAGGGATCTTTCCTTGCTGGGAGGGCTTGGCAcctagggtttccaagattttAGGGTGCCTTTCCATATGAGAGAGATATGGGTGAgtaatgggttttattttgcGTGTCATGTAAGGTATTTCCATGTATAGATATTCGTGGGGACCAAGACAGGCCACGCTGGATCTGTCGACCTCTCCTCTCCGTCAGGCCCTTAGCTTGTCCAATGGTTTCCCGTTGGCTTACAGAGGTGCCCGTCAAGTTTCATCATGGGGTCGTC
This genomic stretch from Quercus lobata isolate SW786 chromosome 3, ValleyOak3.0 Primary Assembly, whole genome shotgun sequence harbors:
- the LOC115982181 gene encoding REF/SRPP-like protein At1g67360 encodes the protein MATETMQEMEIERKKRRELKHLGFARTVAIHALVCVSSIYDYAKQNSGPLRSTVSTVESAVTAVVGPVYRKIQGVPDDLLVFLDDKVDEATHKFDEHAPPLAKQAVRKTNNLIYKASEKAHKLVNEAQTGGPRAAVHYAVSEYKQFLLSQSVKIWVGMNQCSPFHTVAEKAVPAAAHLMEKYNHLVKDLTQKGYPIFGYMPLVPVEEISEAVKEGEAEKKRDTAASAEHKSDSSDSD